The following coding sequences are from one Longimicrobiaceae bacterium window:
- a CDS encoding DUF4440 domain-containing protein, protein MRTALSAACLTFLTACTAAAQVAARPAASVQAAPSSSARAAATAARSALLRADATLSASNDSLGAEGFAGGLADDAVYLYPGAPVMQGRGTVRAFLAAQPATAPRVLRWQPLHAQLSADGAAGYTFGVTMVSMPARNGGGQVVRFGQYLTFWRAAGDGHWRVAASMQTWPGGPSHPASPDGWSAGFAPAPPR, encoded by the coding sequence ATGCGCACAGCCCTGTCCGCCGCTTGCCTCACCTTCCTCACTGCGTGTACCGCCGCGGCGCAGGTCGCCGCGCGCCCCGCCGCGTCCGTCCAAGCCGCACCGTCCTCGTCCGCGCGGGCTGCGGCCACCGCTGCCCGGAGCGCGCTGCTGCGTGCGGACGCGACGCTCTCCGCGAGCAACGACAGCCTGGGGGCGGAAGGCTTCGCCGGCGGCCTCGCGGACGATGCCGTGTACCTGTACCCCGGCGCGCCGGTCATGCAGGGACGCGGGACGGTACGCGCCTTTCTGGCCGCCCAGCCGGCGACGGCCCCGCGGGTGCTTCGCTGGCAGCCGCTCCACGCGCAGCTCTCGGCAGACGGGGCGGCGGGGTACACGTTCGGGGTGACGATGGTGAGCATGCCCGCGCGCAACGGAGGCGGGCAGGTGGTGCGCTTCGGCCAGTACCTCACCTTCTGGCGCGCGGCGGGAGATGGGCACTGGCGCGTGGCGGCGAGCATGCAGACCTGGCCGGGTGGGCCCAGCCACCCCGCGAGCCCGGACGGCTGGAGCGCCGGCTTCGCGCCCGCGCCTCCACGGG
- a CDS encoding alpha/beta hydrolase, translating into MLKLRAADGTRLSALYLPNAAATYTVLFSHGNAEDLGDDAPFLEELRRNGFAVLAYDYPGYGTSEGKPTEARAYAAADAAYAYLTRELRVPPERIILHGRSLGGAVAVDLASRVPAAGLVLESTLTSASRVGLGFRPFVFDRFASIGKIGRLRIPLLVMHGERDGVIPIAHGRRLFALANEPKRALWVPGAGHSDLAAVAGPRYWAALRTFGTSLAARAAGH; encoded by the coding sequence ATGTTGAAGCTGCGTGCTGCGGACGGAACGCGCCTCTCGGCCCTGTATCTTCCCAACGCGGCGGCGACGTACACGGTACTCTTCAGCCACGGCAACGCCGAGGACCTGGGCGACGACGCGCCGTTCCTGGAGGAGCTTCGCCGCAACGGCTTCGCGGTGCTGGCGTACGACTATCCCGGCTACGGCACCAGCGAGGGCAAGCCCACCGAGGCTCGCGCCTACGCCGCCGCGGACGCGGCGTACGCCTATCTCACGCGCGAGCTTCGCGTCCCGCCGGAGCGCATAATCCTGCACGGGCGGTCGCTCGGAGGGGCGGTGGCGGTGGACCTCGCGTCGCGCGTGCCCGCCGCGGGGCTCGTGCTGGAGAGCACGCTCACCAGCGCGTCGCGCGTGGGGCTCGGCTTCCGCCCGTTCGTGTTCGACCGGTTCGCCAGCATCGGCAAGATCGGGCGCCTGCGCATCCCGCTGCTCGTCATGCACGGCGAGCGCGACGGCGTGATCCCCATCGCGCACGGCCGGCGCCTCTTCGCCCTGGCGAACGAGCCCAAGCGCGCGCTGTGGGTCCCCGGCGCGGGGCACAGCGACCTCGCAGCCGTCGCTGGCCCGCGCTACTGGGCCGCGCTGCGCACCTTCGGCACCTCGCTTGCGGCGCGCGCGGCAGGCCATTAG